The Aggregatilinea lenta genome includes a region encoding these proteins:
- a CDS encoding carbohydrate ABC transporter permease: MAVPKKRRRARLPFAGVVGWFGKAFFFIYALIMNAVDLVFGPLQRRFGFRNMAYLFLLPNLAIFGIFVLFPMLLNIFYSGTGGTALFPQDRTWVGLDNYRQIFSCGNYLDPNSCREDFFWRAASNTVVFVVFQVGGMVLLAMITAVILNRKIAMRGFFRSVYFYPVLLSPVVVGLIWKWILQRFGLLNGVLGNFGYDPILFLIETPWPTFWVILISIWAQMGFYALILLAGLQSIPPVLYEAGEIDGTSRWQGFRHITLPLLIPTLFVVLVLSLIRAVQVFDQVYVLTGGGPGTSTKYMVQYIYETGFANQIPRRGLASAASVLLGGVLLLATLVQLWLERKTQVD, from the coding sequence ATGGCTGTTCCCAAAAAACGCCGCCGTGCGCGGCTGCCGTTTGCGGGCGTGGTCGGGTGGTTCGGCAAAGCCTTCTTTTTCATCTATGCCCTCATTATGAACGCCGTGGATCTGGTGTTCGGGCCGCTGCAGCGCCGCTTCGGATTCAGGAACATGGCATACCTGTTCCTGCTGCCCAATCTGGCGATCTTCGGCATCTTCGTGCTGTTCCCGATGCTGCTCAACATCTTCTATTCCGGCACGGGCGGCACGGCGCTGTTCCCCCAGGACCGCACCTGGGTGGGCCTGGATAACTACCGGCAGATCTTTAGCTGCGGCAATTACCTGGACCCCAATTCCTGCCGCGAGGACTTCTTCTGGCGCGCGGCGAGCAACACGGTGGTCTTCGTCGTATTCCAGGTGGGCGGCATGGTGCTGCTGGCGATGATCACGGCGGTGATCCTCAACCGCAAAATTGCGATGCGCGGCTTCTTCCGCAGCGTCTATTTTTACCCCGTGCTGCTCTCGCCGGTGGTCGTTGGCCTGATCTGGAAGTGGATTTTGCAGCGCTTCGGCCTACTCAACGGCGTGCTGGGGAACTTCGGCTATGACCCGATCCTGTTCCTGATCGAGACGCCCTGGCCGACCTTCTGGGTGATCCTGATCAGCATCTGGGCGCAGATGGGCTTCTACGCGCTGATCCTGCTGGCCGGGCTGCAATCGATCCCGCCCGTGCTGTACGAGGCCGGGGAGATCGACGGCACGAGCCGCTGGCAGGGGTTCCGCCACATCACGCTGCCGCTGCTGATACCGACGCTGTTTGTGGTGCTGGTGCTCTCGCTGATCCGCGCTGTGCAGGTGTTCGATCAGGTCTACGTGCTGACCGGCGGCGGGCCGGGTACATCCACCAAGTACATGGTCCAGTACATTTACGAGACGGGCTTCGCCAACCAGATCCCGCGCCGGGGGTTGGCCTCGGCGGCGTCGGTGCTGCTGGGCGGCGTGCTGCTTCTCGCCACGCTGGTGCAGTTGTGGCTGGAGCGCAAAACGCAGGTGGATTAG
- a CDS encoding carbohydrate ABC transporter permease — protein sequence MQMMRNFLIRKRGGGRMDVTDILTYLYLLAGVLLMFGPVLWVVMSSFKSQAQLVEFPPRFLPYEQETVTVEGFDEPLPLFEVTVDGEPRTLAQVRRVGIEAQLIDPDQPLITLGSPTQDELIKVNINERTPVEKVALAWDNYREPLERFDFLTYLRNSVVVTVIATLLTLVINSMAAFALSKYQFKGRQAIFVLIIATLMIPISVILVPVFLVITELNMNNTLWGVIIPGAATPTGVFLLRQYMLTIPDELLESARIDGATEWRIYWQIVLPLARPALAVLTIFSVMWRWNDFLWPLIVLTRQELFTLQVGLASFQGDLQTQWHYVLAMTVLTLLPITIVFAFLQRFITSGIATTGLKG from the coding sequence ATGCAGATGATGCGCAATTTTCTGATCCGCAAGCGCGGCGGGGGCCGCATGGATGTCACCGACATCCTCACCTACCTGTACCTGCTGGCGGGCGTGCTGCTGATGTTCGGCCCGGTGCTGTGGGTGGTCATGTCGTCGTTCAAGTCGCAGGCGCAACTGGTCGAGTTTCCGCCGCGCTTCCTGCCCTACGAGCAGGAAACGGTCACCGTGGAGGGCTTCGACGAGCCGCTGCCGCTGTTCGAGGTGACAGTCGACGGCGAGCCGCGCACGCTGGCGCAGGTGCGGCGCGTGGGCATCGAGGCGCAGCTGATCGATCCCGACCAGCCGCTTATCACGCTGGGCAGCCCCACCCAGGACGAGCTGATCAAGGTCAACATCAACGAGCGCACGCCCGTCGAGAAGGTCGCACTGGCGTGGGACAACTACCGCGAGCCGCTCGAACGCTTCGACTTTTTGACGTACCTGCGCAACAGCGTCGTGGTGACGGTGATCGCCACGCTGCTCACGCTGGTTATCAACAGTATGGCCGCGTTCGCGTTGAGTAAGTACCAGTTCAAGGGGCGGCAGGCGATCTTTGTGCTGATCATCGCCACGCTGATGATCCCGATCTCCGTGATCCTGGTCCCGGTGTTCCTGGTGATCACCGAATTGAACATGAATAACACGCTGTGGGGCGTGATCATTCCCGGCGCGGCCACGCCGACCGGCGTCTTTCTGCTGCGCCAGTACATGCTGACCATCCCCGACGAGCTGCTCGAATCCGCGCGCATCGACGGCGCGACCGAGTGGCGCATCTACTGGCAGATCGTGCTGCCGCTGGCGCGCCCCGCGCTGGCCGTGCTGACTATCTTCTCGGTGATGTGGCGCTGGAACGACTTCCTGTGGCCGCTGATCGTGCTGACGCGGCAGGAATTGTTCACGCTTCAGGTCGGGCTGGCCTCGTTCCAGGGCGATTTGCAGACGCAGTGGCATTACGTGCTGGCGATGACCGTGCTCACGCTGCTGCCGATCACGATCGTGTTCGCGTTCTTGCAGCGCTTCATCACGTCCGGCATTGCGACCACCGGGCTGAAAGGCTGA
- a CDS encoding glycoside hydrolase family 31 protein, which translates to MKRIWPRDVRLVELGAHTLVFEGQQGECLRITVLDHGLIRVQHWPDGTPRQDRTWTVVGADGDVPREGRLREDVSHFPLPPFEVRKGAGALHLRTDLLDLTVSLGDFRLTWAEVQGRIFAADTARAYVYDARGTMVSHALARRADEHYYGFGEVAGPLDKAGMRLRLEAVDAYGYDAATTDPLYKHWPFYITYAADLDLAYGLFYDNFAPGVFDLGKEVDALRGAAYRTYEAQSGDLDYTLIYGPTIEAVCEKFTALTGRPTLPPRWSLGYLGSTMSYTEAPDAQARLGEFVDLCAQHDIPCDLFHLSSGYTTDALGRRNVFTWNRDRIPDPPGMAARFHAAGIHLAANIKPWLLKSHPRYDEVAAAGGFVKAADADAPEVSLFWSGGLYESAQGSYFDFTSAAGYAWWQARVKDALLDVGIDAAWNDNNEFQLPDDDARCAGFGDPLRAQDARPLLTLLMGHASYNAIREHAPDRRPLLLTRSGCPGIQRYAQTWTGDNRTSWATLRHNLPMGLGAGLSGLVNTGHDVGGFAGPKPDAELFARWVQCGIFYPRFTIHSWNEDGTVNEPWMHPDALPLVREAMRFRYRLIPYLYSLFFEAAQTGHPIMRPLVYAFPQDARCRTESFDFLLGPSLLVAPVMEPGARTRRVNLPPGQAWCDFYSGAWHAGGQEVEVETPPEHIPLFVRAGGIVPLGKVMKHVGAEQDDLREALIFPAPEGGHGEFTLVEDDGISFGYQRGEVTRVTLAVDSAPDAITLAAPVVEGGYALPYRAIVVVLPPGERRPLHAPPGSLRLPGADGRQRVKLRVGG; encoded by the coding sequence ATGAAACGCATCTGGCCGCGTGACGTACGGCTGGTCGAGCTTGGCGCGCATACGCTGGTCTTCGAGGGGCAGCAGGGCGAATGCCTGCGGATCACTGTGCTCGATCATGGCCTGATCCGCGTGCAGCATTGGCCCGACGGCACGCCGCGCCAGGATCGCACCTGGACGGTGGTGGGTGCGGACGGCGACGTGCCGCGCGAAGGCCGCTTGCGCGAGGATGTGAGCCATTTCCCGCTGCCGCCGTTCGAGGTGAGGAAAGGGGCGGGCGCGCTGCATTTGCGCACCGATCTGCTCGATCTCACCGTGTCCCTGGGCGATTTTCGCCTGACGTGGGCCGAGGTGCAGGGGCGGATCTTCGCGGCGGACACGGCACGAGCCTACGTTTACGACGCGCGCGGAACAATGGTCTCGCACGCGCTGGCGCGCCGCGCGGACGAGCATTATTACGGCTTTGGCGAGGTGGCCGGGCCGCTGGACAAGGCCGGGATGCGCTTGCGCCTGGAAGCGGTCGATGCCTACGGCTACGACGCGGCGACGACCGATCCGCTCTACAAGCACTGGCCGTTTTACATCACCTACGCCGCCGATCTCGATCTGGCCTACGGGCTGTTTTACGACAACTTCGCGCCGGGCGTCTTCGACCTGGGCAAAGAGGTGGACGCGCTGCGTGGCGCCGCCTACCGCACCTACGAAGCGCAAAGCGGCGACCTGGACTACACGCTGATTTACGGCCCCACCATCGAGGCCGTATGCGAAAAATTCACCGCGCTGACCGGGCGGCCCACGCTGCCGCCGCGCTGGTCGCTGGGCTACCTCGGCTCGACTATGAGCTACACCGAAGCGCCCGACGCGCAGGCGCGCCTGGGCGAGTTCGTGGACCTCTGCGCGCAGCACGACATCCCCTGCGACCTGTTCCATCTCTCGTCCGGCTACACCACCGACGCGCTGGGGCGGCGCAACGTCTTCACCTGGAACCGCGACCGCATCCCCGATCCGCCGGGCATGGCGGCGCGTTTTCACGCGGCGGGCATCCATCTGGCGGCGAACATCAAGCCCTGGCTGTTGAAATCGCACCCGCGTTACGATGAGGTCGCGGCGGCGGGCGGGTTCGTCAAGGCGGCAGACGCGGATGCGCCGGAGGTCAGCCTGTTCTGGAGCGGCGGGTTGTACGAATCGGCGCAAGGCTCCTATTTCGATTTCACCAGCGCGGCGGGGTACGCCTGGTGGCAGGCGCGGGTAAAAGACGCCCTGCTGGATGTGGGCATCGACGCGGCCTGGAACGACAACAACGAGTTTCAGCTTCCCGACGACGACGCGCGCTGCGCCGGGTTTGGCGATCCGCTGCGCGCCCAGGACGCCCGCCCGCTGCTGACGCTGCTGATGGGCCACGCGTCGTACAATGCCATCCGCGAGCACGCGCCGGACCGTCGCCCGCTGCTGCTGACGCGATCCGGCTGTCCCGGCATTCAGCGGTACGCGCAGACGTGGACCGGCGACAACCGCACATCCTGGGCGACGCTGCGCCACAACCTGCCGATGGGGTTGGGCGCGGGGTTGTCGGGGCTGGTCAACACCGGGCACGACGTGGGCGGCTTCGCCGGGCCGAAGCCGGACGCCGAACTGTTTGCGCGCTGGGTGCAGTGCGGCATTTTTTACCCGCGCTTCACGATCCATTCGTGGAACGAAGACGGCACGGTCAACGAGCCGTGGATGCACCCCGACGCTCTGCCGTTGGTGCGCGAGGCGATGCGCTTCCGCTACCGGCTGATTCCCTATCTCTACAGCCTGTTTTTTGAAGCGGCGCAGACCGGTCACCCGATCATGCGCCCGCTGGTCTACGCGTTCCCGCAGGACGCGCGCTGCCGGACGGAGTCGTTTGACTTCCTACTGGGGCCGTCGCTGCTGGTCGCGCCGGTGATGGAGCCGGGCGCGCGGACGCGGCGCGTGAACCTGCCGCCGGGGCAAGCGTGGTGCGACTTTTACAGCGGCGCATGGCACGCGGGCGGGCAGGAGGTCGAGGTCGAGACGCCGCCGGAGCATATTCCGCTGTTCGTGCGGGCGGGTGGGATCGTGCCGCTCGGCAAGGTGATGAAGCACGTCGGCGCGGAGCAGGACGATCTGCGCGAGGCGTTAATCTTCCCCGCGCCGGAAGGCGGTCACGGCGAATTTACGCTGGTCGAGGACGACGGGATCAGCTTCGGCTACCAGCGCGGCGAGGTCACGCGCGTCACGCTGGCCGTAGACAGCGCGCCGGATGCGATCACGCTGGCCGCGCCGGTCGTGGAGGGCGGGTATGCGCTGCCGTACCGCGCGATCGTGGTCGTGCTGCCACCTGGCGAGCGGCGACCGCTGCACGCGCCGCCGGGCAGCCTGCGCCTGCCGGGCGCGGACGGTCGCCAGCGGGTGAAGCTGCGCGTCGGCGGATAG
- a CDS encoding copper-translocating P-type ATPase, protein MNHDAAHTAHDHAQHDTMQHDQMQHEGHAAHDEHAGHGSHGSHGAHVDHSGHEQMFRRRFWISLLLTAPVLIFSPMLQDWFGFSPPDFTGDRWIGPLFAIAIFLYGGIPFLQMAVPEVRSRQPGMMLLISLAITVAFAYSVFATFANPDSGFFWEMATLIDIMLLGHWIEMRSVRQASGALNELAKLMPDTAERLDADGGTQEVPVSALKAGDRVLVRPGASVPADGTVAEGQSDVNEAMITGESKPVRKGPGDAVIGGTINGDGSLRVEITAIGDETALAGIMRLVEQAQSSKSQTQILADRAAGWLFYVALGVAALTAIAWLLADGFELDVLERVVTVLVIACPHALGLAIPLVVAISTSLGARNGILVRDRLALEQARQIDTVVFDKTGTLTEGKFGVVGTATVDGWDEDRALGLALAVEGDSEHLIARGIRRAAEERDLTPPAAHNFEAIKGRGIRAETDDGTIYVGGPRLLEQLDTAVPDALTSFTQDAEQKGQTVVYLLAETRPVAAFALADVIRPESLAAVRRLHDLGIEVAMLTGDSQAVADAVAEELGIDTTLAEVLPEHKEQQIAALQKQGKRVAMVGDGVNDAPALTRADVGIAIGSGTDVAIESAGIVLVRSNPLDAVKIFELSRATYRKMIQNLIWATGYNVVALPLAAGVLAPIGILLSPAVGALFMSLSTIVVALNAQLLRRQDLDVSAA, encoded by the coding sequence ATGAACCACGACGCCGCACACACCGCACATGACCACGCCCAGCACGACACCATGCAGCACGATCAGATGCAGCACGAGGGCCACGCTGCGCACGATGAGCACGCCGGGCATGGCAGCCACGGCAGCCACGGCGCGCACGTGGACCATTCCGGCCACGAGCAGATGTTCCGCCGCCGCTTCTGGATCAGCCTACTGCTGACTGCGCCGGTGCTGATCTTCAGTCCCATGCTGCAAGACTGGTTCGGCTTTTCGCCGCCCGACTTTACCGGCGATCGCTGGATCGGTCCGCTGTTTGCCATCGCCATCTTTCTCTACGGCGGCATTCCGTTTTTGCAAATGGCCGTGCCGGAGGTGCGCAGCCGCCAGCCGGGCATGATGCTGCTGATCTCGCTGGCGATCACGGTCGCGTTCGCCTACAGCGTGTTTGCGACCTTCGCTAACCCGGACAGCGGCTTCTTCTGGGAGATGGCGACGCTGATCGACATCATGCTGCTGGGCCACTGGATCGAAATGCGCAGCGTGCGGCAGGCGTCCGGTGCGCTGAACGAGCTGGCGAAGCTGATGCCCGACACGGCGGAGCGGCTCGACGCAGACGGCGGCACGCAGGAGGTGCCGGTCAGCGCGCTGAAGGCCGGGGACCGCGTGCTGGTGCGGCCCGGCGCGAGCGTGCCCGCCGATGGGACCGTGGCCGAGGGCCAGTCGGACGTGAACGAGGCGATGATCACGGGCGAATCCAAGCCGGTGCGCAAGGGGCCGGGCGATGCTGTAATCGGCGGCACGATCAACGGTGACGGCAGCCTGCGCGTTGAAATCACCGCGATTGGCGACGAGACGGCACTGGCCGGGATCATGCGATTGGTCGAGCAGGCGCAGAGCAGCAAGTCGCAGACGCAGATTCTGGCCGACCGCGCGGCGGGCTGGCTGTTTTACGTCGCGCTGGGCGTGGCAGCGCTCACGGCAATCGCGTGGCTGCTGGCCGATGGCTTCGAGCTGGACGTGCTGGAGCGGGTGGTCACGGTGCTGGTCATCGCGTGTCCGCACGCGCTGGGGCTGGCGATCCCGCTGGTGGTGGCGATCAGCACGTCGCTGGGTGCGCGCAACGGTATCCTGGTGCGCGACCGGCTGGCGCTGGAACAGGCGCGCCAGATCGATACGGTGGTGTTCGACAAGACCGGTACGCTGACCGAGGGCAAATTCGGCGTGGTGGGCACGGCGACGGTGGACGGCTGGGACGAGGACCGCGCGCTGGGGTTGGCGCTGGCGGTCGAGGGCGACTCGGAGCACCTGATCGCGCGCGGCATTCGCCGGGCGGCGGAGGAGCGCGATCTCACGCCGCCCGCCGCGCACAACTTCGAGGCGATCAAGGGGCGCGGTATCCGTGCGGAGACGGACGACGGCACGATTTACGTGGGCGGGCCGCGCCTGCTGGAACAACTCGATACCGCTGTGCCGGACGCGCTGACCTCGTTCACGCAGGACGCGGAGCAGAAGGGACAGACGGTGGTCTATCTGCTGGCGGAGACGCGCCCCGTCGCCGCGTTCGCGCTGGCGGACGTGATCCGGCCCGAAAGCCTCGCTGCGGTCAGGCGCTTGCACGACCTGGGCATCGAGGTCGCCATGCTGACCGGCGACAGTCAGGCTGTAGCCGACGCCGTCGCGGAGGAATTGGGCATCGACACCACGCTGGCCGAGGTGCTGCCGGAGCACAAGGAGCAGCAGATCGCGGCGCTGCAAAAGCAGGGCAAGCGCGTGGCGATGGTCGGCGACGGCGTGAACGACGCCCCGGCCCTGACCCGCGCCGACGTGGGTATCGCCATCGGCAGCGGCACGGATGTCGCCATCGAGTCGGCGGGCATCGTGCTGGTGCGCAGCAATCCACTGGACGCGGTGAAAATCTTCGAGCTGAGCCGTGCCACGTACCGCAAGATGATCCAGAACCTGATCTGGGCCACGGGATATAACGTGGTCGCGCTGCCGCTGGCGGCGGGCGTGCTGGCTCCGATTGGCATCCTGCTGTCGCCCGCCGTCGGGGCGTTGTTCATGTCGCTGAGCACGATCGTCGTCGCGCTGAACGCGCAGCTATTGCGGCGGCAGGATCTGGACGTGAGCGCCGCTTAA
- a CDS encoding isochorismatase, whose translation MAFQLQEPYAPRPIRPLAPWENAGWRLKVYGIAYGRDLPRPALVQAAQQIATQRLPQPAVTPDRYGVGFLGVHDGRGAAFVFVDWWQSENELHHHVYVAPTEQPRALEYVTPTRLSACVWDLAVICFERQAWLETVLANPAGPDLDAYLARCLDADV comes from the coding sequence ATGGCCTTTCAGCTTCAGGAACCCTATGCGCCGCGCCCGATCCGCCCGCTTGCCCCGTGGGAAAATGCCGGGTGGCGCTTGAAAGTCTACGGCATCGCCTATGGCCGGGATCTGCCGCGTCCTGCGCTGGTGCAGGCGGCGCAACAAATCGCGACGCAGCGGCTCCCGCAGCCTGCCGTTACGCCGGATCGCTACGGCGTGGGCTTCCTGGGCGTGCACGATGGGCGCGGCGCGGCGTTCGTATTCGTGGACTGGTGGCAGAGTGAAAACGAGCTGCACCACCACGTCTACGTCGCGCCGACTGAACAGCCCCGCGCGCTGGAATACGTCACGCCTACGAGACTGAGCGCATGTGTTTGGGATCTGGCCGTGATATGCTTCGAGCGGCAGGCGTGGCTGGAGACGGTGCTGGCCAACCCCGCCGGGCCGGACCTGGACGCCTACCTGGCTCGCTGCCTGGACGCGGACGTATAG
- the arsB gene encoding ACR3 family arsenite efflux transporter: protein MSAQIQSSPAGQTGAIFRRLSFLDRFLPLWIFLAMAAGVALGAILPGIQDTFDSLRIDTVSFPIAIGLLWMMYPVLARVKYEELGNLRGQGRLFGLSILQNWIIGPALMTALAWIFLADYPEYRTGLIIVGLARCIAMVLIWNMLAGGNNEDCAVLVALNSVFQIIMYSPLAYFYLTVVPKALGADTAEVGVSMGDIARSVLIFLGVPLLAGIITRFALIRRRGVAWYDGEFAPKLGRTAIIGLLFTIVVMFSMQGEKIVDKPVDVLRIAVPLLVYFVLMFAISFTLARRAGFHYDASATLSFTAASNNFELAIAVAVAAFGITSGQALATVVGPLIEVPALIGLVYVALWIGPRFFRGDPTVPTPKAAAAGD from the coding sequence ATGAGTGCTCAGATCCAATCGTCCCCTGCCGGGCAGACCGGCGCTATCTTCCGGCGGTTATCCTTCCTCGACCGGTTCCTGCCGCTCTGGATCTTCCTGGCAATGGCGGCGGGCGTTGCGCTCGGTGCGATCTTGCCCGGCATTCAGGACACATTCGATTCGCTGCGGATCGATACCGTCTCGTTCCCGATCGCCATCGGCCTGCTGTGGATGATGTACCCCGTGCTCGCCCGCGTGAAATACGAAGAACTGGGCAACCTGCGCGGCCAGGGGCGGCTGTTTGGCCTGTCGATCCTGCAAAACTGGATCATCGGCCCGGCACTGATGACCGCGCTGGCGTGGATCTTCCTGGCCGATTATCCCGAATATCGCACCGGCCTGATCATCGTCGGGCTGGCGCGCTGTATTGCTATGGTGCTTATCTGGAACATGCTGGCAGGCGGCAATAACGAGGACTGCGCCGTGCTGGTCGCGCTGAACTCCGTGTTCCAGATCATCATGTACAGCCCCCTGGCGTATTTCTACCTGACCGTCGTGCCCAAGGCGTTGGGCGCGGATACGGCGGAAGTCGGCGTGTCGATGGGGGACATCGCCCGCAGCGTGCTGATCTTCCTGGGCGTGCCGCTGCTGGCGGGTATCATCACCCGTTTCGCGCTGATCCGGCGTCGCGGCGTCGCATGGTACGACGGCGAGTTTGCGCCCAAACTGGGCCGCACCGCGATCATCGGGCTGCTGTTCACCATCGTGGTCATGTTCAGCATGCAGGGCGAAAAAATCGTGGATAAGCCGGTGGACGTGCTGCGTATCGCCGTGCCGCTGCTGGTGTACTTCGTGCTGATGTTCGCCATCAGTTTCACCCTCGCACGCCGCGCAGGCTTCCACTACGACGCATCAGCCACACTGTCGTTCACCGCCGCCAGCAACAACTTCGAGCTGGCGATTGCCGTAGCGGTCGCCGCCTTCGGGATCACCTCCGGGCAGGCGCTGGCGACGGTCGTCGGCCCGCTGATCGAGGTCCCGGCGCTGATTGGGCTGGTATATGTCGCGCTGTGGATTGGGCCGCGATTCTTCCGGGGCGATCCAACCGTGCCAACGCCAAAGGCCGCAGCAGCGGGGGACTAG
- a CDS encoding arsenate reductase ArsC produces MKRQVLFLCTGNSCRSQMAEAIVNARRGDQWHAVSAGTQPAERVHPLALQALAEIGITHPDAPPKSAEAFRDTPLDAVITVCDDAAENCPLWLGQGKKVHVSFPDPAKATGTDDEVMAVFRTVRDDIERRVIAVLDAL; encoded by the coding sequence GTGAAACGTCAGGTCCTATTTTTGTGCACCGGCAACTCGTGCCGCTCGCAGATGGCCGAGGCTATCGTCAACGCCCGGCGCGGCGACCAGTGGCACGCCGTCAGCGCAGGCACACAGCCTGCCGAGCGCGTGCATCCGCTGGCGCTGCAAGCTCTGGCCGAGATCGGCATCACTCACCCGGACGCGCCGCCCAAGTCCGCCGAAGCGTTCCGCGACACGCCGCTGGACGCGGTGATCACCGTTTGCGACGACGCGGCGGAGAACTGCCCGCTGTGGTTGGGACAGGGCAAAAAGGTGCACGTCAGCTTTCCCGATCCGGCGAAGGCAACCGGCACGGACGACGAAGTCATGGCCGTATTCCGTACCGTGCGTGATGACATTGAGCGGCGTGTGATCGCCGTGCTCGATGCGCTATAG